The genomic segment CCGACCAGCTGGCTGGTCGCGAGACCGGAGGCGAAGGCGTCCGTGATCCGCTGCCGCTCCGCTTCGCCGGTCGCCGCGGCGAGGGCGGCGGGCAGTGAGGCGGCTCCGACCGCGGCGGGGACGAGGGTGGCGAACCGGGAGTTCAGTACGGCTCCGAGCACCGCGACCCCGAGGCCGTTTCCGAATTCGGCGAGGGTTCCGTTGATCCCGGCGCCGACGCCCGCCTTCTCCTGCGGGATGGCGCTCATGATGGCGTTGGCCATGGCGGGCATGGCCATCGCGATGCCCGCGCCCATCACGACCAGCCCGAGCAGCATGCCGCCGTAGCCGTCCCGGCCGAGCAGGGCGATGGCCGCGAGACCGGCGGCGAGCAGCCCCATGCCGGAGGCGATGGTGACGGGGGTGCCCAGTTTCGGCACCAGCCTGGCCCCCAGCCCGGTGAGGTTGAGCGCGACGACGCTGAGCGCGAGCGGCGCCGTCCGCAGACCGGCCTCCAGCGGCCCGTACCCGAGCACGAACTGAAGTTGCTGGGTGAGCAGGAACAGCGAACCGCCCATGCCGAAGGCGACCAGGATCGCGCCCGCGACCGCGCCGACGAACTTCTGGTTCCGGAAGAAGTGCATGTCCAGCATCGGGTACGGGATGTGCAGCTCCCACAGCGCGAACCCGGTCAGCACGGTCACTCCGATGAACGCGGCCAGCAGGACCCGGCCGGACGTCCAGCCGTGCGCGGGGCCGGAGATGATCGCGTACACGGTGGCGGCCATGCCGACGGTGGAGAGCAGCGCGCCCAGCAGATCGGGCCGGTCGCCGTGCGGATTGCGGGATTCCGGTACGAGCCGGACCACGGCGATCAGGCCGATGACGGCGACCGGGATGTTGATCAGGAAGATCGCGCCCCACCAGAAGTGGTCGAGCATCACCCCGCCGATCAGCGGTCCCACGGCGAAGCCGAGCATGCTGACGGTCGACCAGATGCCGATCGCCTTGATCCGCTCGCTGTCGTCGAAGATCTGCATGACGACCGCAAGGGTCGTGGTCATCAGCAGCGCGCCGCCGACCCCCATGCCCGCGCGGGCGGCGATCAACTGGCCCGCCGACTGGGCGAGTCCGGCTCCCAGCGAGCCGATCCCGAACAGGGCGAGTCCGGCGACCAGCATCTTCTTGCGGCCGTAGCGGTCGGCGGAACTGCCCGCGGTGAGCAGGAGCCCTGACTGGACGAGCGAGTACGCGTTGATCATCCACTGCACATCGGCGGTGGCCGCGTGCAGATCGGCGGTGAGGGAGGGGATCGCGACGTTGAGGACGGTGTTGTCGAGGAGCACGGTGAGCTGGGCGAGACAGATGACGCCGAGGATCAGCCAGCGCTGGGGGTGTCCTCGGGGAGTGAGGGGTTGCTGCTCAGCAGCGGTGGCCGTCATGGTGCGGGCTCCTTGAACTCGTACAGCTGGAACGGGCGGCTGGAACGGGCGGCTGAAGGAACGACGGGAAGGGACAACGGCGCCGGGCGACCTGGACCCGGACGGCCGGGGCGAAGTGATCCCCACACGCCTCCCCATACGCCGTACGGGAATCTGCCATACACCGTAAAGCAACTCCCGTACGGCGTACAAGCGCTTTTCCGCGGGTACGGTCCCCGACGCGGCGTCGACGACGATCGG from the Streptomyces sp. AM 4-1-1 genome contains:
- a CDS encoding MFS transporter → MTATAAEQQPLTPRGHPQRWLILGVICLAQLTVLLDNTVLNVAIPSLTADLHAATADVQWMINAYSLVQSGLLLTAGSSADRYGRKKMLVAGLALFGIGSLGAGLAQSAGQLIAARAGMGVGGALLMTTTLAVVMQIFDDSERIKAIGIWSTVSMLGFAVGPLIGGVMLDHFWWGAIFLINIPVAVIGLIAVVRLVPESRNPHGDRPDLLGALLSTVGMAATVYAIISGPAHGWTSGRVLLAAFIGVTVLTGFALWELHIPYPMLDMHFFRNQKFVGAVAGAILVAFGMGGSLFLLTQQLQFVLGYGPLEAGLRTAPLALSVVALNLTGLGARLVPKLGTPVTIASGMGLLAAGLAAIALLGRDGYGGMLLGLVVMGAGIAMAMPAMANAIMSAIPQEKAGVGAGINGTLAEFGNGLGVAVLGAVLNSRFATLVPAAVGAASLPAALAAATGEAERQRITDAFASGLATSQLVGAVAVLAGGLLAAVLLRRAEQHERAGQHERSGQHERSERTEQSAGQPGPAADRAQGAPSGTSPDAIPDVSPDGAQGA